A window of the Mesotoga prima MesG1.Ag.4.2 genome harbors these coding sequences:
- a CDS encoding phosphate signaling complex PhoU family protein, with protein sequence MISKVGLERIGNLRIEILRMARYVQSIFNKTMVAVLERNEHQARDVIYSDSVIDYHQVELQAMIIGLTGILTPTGKELRLLTLSMNIVSALERIGDKCVFICETSLSLSKRPPIGYYDKMKSMFESVSIMTKGAIDNLVEPSLSEAERLCKSDDAIDRMQEEVKSDLIRYCEQSPSVVGRAFDLMMIFCALEEIADLSTELMEAAVYIETGRHYRCVNDDFKPVDFETQNEEG encoded by the coding sequence ATGATATCTAAAGTAGGCCTTGAAAGAATAGGTAATTTGAGAATCGAGATCTTGAGAATGGCCAGGTATGTCCAGAGCATCTTCAACAAGACAATGGTCGCAGTACTAGAGCGAAATGAACACCAGGCGAGAGATGTGATATATTCCGATTCTGTGATAGATTACCATCAGGTGGAGCTGCAGGCAATGATAATTGGTCTAACGGGTATATTGACTCCAACTGGCAAAGAGCTGAGGCTTTTGACGCTCTCAATGAATATCGTCAGTGCCCTGGAGAGAATAGGTGATAAGTGTGTCTTCATTTGCGAGACAAGTCTTTCACTTTCGAAGAGACCGCCTATCGGATACTACGACAAGATGAAGTCTATGTTTGAATCTGTCTCGATTATGACTAAGGGAGCAATAGACAATCTCGTTGAACCATCTCTGTCTGAAGCAGAGAGGCTCTGTAAGAGCGATGACGCTATTGATCGAATGCAAGAAGAGGTGAAGTCTGATCTGATTCGTTATTGCGAGCAATCGCCTTCGGTTGTTGGTAGGGCGTTTGACCTTATGATGATCTTCTGTGCACTGGAAGAGATTGCCGATCTTTCAACGGAATTGATGGAAGCGGCAGTTTACATAGAAACTGGAAGACACTATAGATGCGTTAACGACGATTTCAAGCCTGTGGATTTTGAAACCCAGAATGAAGAGGGGTGA
- a CDS encoding S-layer homology domain-containing protein — protein sequence MKVLLASLLILGLAFTSAFAAVNYVDVSSNHWAYDAVMKLSDLGILTGIVQADGKTYFNGNDALTRYQTAVMLKKTLDYVELNFARQGTVPQNGAVDGTVMSRLEALELALTDSTGRLIDTMDLQLRITALENRISSLGISTNGSVSQSTVESLRQQIMKFVEDLSLTTKKLDMLALDVQNVQNSMSDLTVMESKVNDAVRRVDTLSGNVSMIQSSISSNERAISTLDSTVRSLSSSLSDYDAKLSTIINRASANAIEIASIKESMTTLSGDVLSVRDLQNKISSLEDQIANVKLPTEAIDKLDYLSARVNAISSDYAKIGDLQNYVTKTDLKANLNLYAGIDELAQVKNSSEVLYKDLQTLRDDFASETGIIKSDIGNLQRSINAINEIVTIHENELASLKSSVSTVSTLRSDLNALNSKFNALTDQQSKNFAATQASIGDLEARINENMDMLNVTVDASLSRISLGMDTVNTQLGKNESEIKALKTRADSLESRLNTTVVNLERYLKISDLETQPVIVNLSERVAEINKATVDAATKQDVEALQKKTSPWLILSTVSSLAALGISIWVLIDSGIR from the coding sequence ATGAAAGTTTTACTTGCCTCACTGCTTATTCTCGGTCTGGCATTTACTTCAGCATTCGCTGCGGTCAATTACGTTGATGTTAGTTCAAATCACTGGGCTTACGATGCCGTGATGAAGCTTTCTGACCTCGGTATTCTAACCGGGATTGTGCAGGCCGACGGCAAAACTTATTTCAATGGAAACGATGCTCTGACAAGGTATCAGACGGCTGTCATGTTAAAGAAGACGCTCGATTACGTTGAACTGAACTTCGCCAGGCAGGGTACCGTCCCCCAGAACGGAGCGGTAGATGGTACGGTTATGTCAAGACTTGAAGCTTTGGAACTGGCTTTGACGGATTCCACCGGAAGACTTATCGACACCATGGATCTACAGCTGAGAATAACCGCTCTCGAAAACAGAATTAGCTCTCTGGGAATCTCTACAAACGGGAGTGTATCTCAGAGCACTGTCGAATCACTCAGACAGCAGATCATGAAATTCGTTGAAGATCTTTCCTTGACCACCAAAAAGCTGGACATGCTTGCTCTTGATGTACAGAATGTACAGAACAGCATGTCTGATCTCACGGTTATGGAATCAAAGGTCAACGATGCCGTTAGAAGAGTTGACACACTCAGTGGCAACGTAAGTATGATACAGAGCAGTATTTCTTCAAACGAAAGGGCTATTTCGACTCTTGATTCAACTGTAAGGTCATTGTCTTCTTCGTTAAGTGACTATGATGCCAAACTCAGCACAATAATCAACAGGGCATCTGCAAATGCAATCGAAATTGCATCGATCAAGGAATCAATGACGACACTTTCTGGCGATGTGCTGAGCGTGAGAGATCTCCAGAACAAGATCTCTTCTCTTGAAGATCAGATTGCTAATGTGAAGCTTCCTACCGAGGCGATTGATAAGCTTGATTATCTTTCGGCAAGAGTGAACGCGATTTCTTCGGATTACGCAAAAATCGGAGATCTCCAGAACTACGTGACCAAGACCGACCTTAAGGCAAACTTGAATCTTTATGCTGGGATCGACGAGCTTGCGCAGGTTAAAAACTCCAGCGAAGTGTTGTATAAGGATCTCCAAACCCTGAGAGACGACTTCGCTTCTGAAACCGGAATTATCAAGAGCGATATTGGAAATCTCCAAAGAAGCATCAATGCGATAAACGAAATCGTTACTATCCATGAAAATGAACTCGCTTCTCTAAAGTCTTCGGTTAGCACTGTATCCACTCTCAGGAGCGACCTTAACGCTCTGAATTCCAAGTTCAACGCTCTTACCGATCAGCAGTCGAAGAACTTTGCTGCAACACAGGCTAGCATCGGTGATCTCGAGGCAAGGATTAATGAGAATATGGATATGCTTAACGTGACCGTCGACGCGAGTCTTTCCAGAATCTCTCTTGGAATGGATACGGTTAACACACAGCTAGGAAAGAACGAAAGTGAGATCAAGGCACTGAAGACCAGAGCGGATTCACTAGAATCGAGGCTAAACACAACGGTAGTCAATCTTGAAAGATACCTCAAAATTAGCGACCTTGAGACTCAGCCTGTTATTGTGAATCTCTCGGAAAGAGTAGCCGAGATCAACAAGGCCACTGTTGACGCCGCCACAAAACAGGATGTTGAAGCACTTCAGAAAAAGACTTCACCCTGGCTGATTCTCTCTACAGTAAGTTCGCTTGCTGCTCTAGGAATATCCATATGGGTTCTTATTGATTCAGGAATAAGATAG
- the aspS gene encoding aspartate--tRNA ligase — translation MKKRTHTCGELRASDTGTVVTLNGWVDRIRDLGGIKFVQVRDRYGFTQVVFDPQDNELYNMALKLGNEFCISVTGSVRKRPDDAINLRLPTGEIEIVASEMGILSDAEVPPIYINIDEESAEEMHLRYRYLDLRRPKMQRNILTRHRFVQAVREYLNNNGFVDVETPILGKSTPEGARDFLVPSRLKAGKFYALPQSPQIFKQLLMVAGFDRYYQIAKCFRDEDFRADRQPEFTQIDLEMSFADEEDVFSMTEGLMKYAFEKAASADISTPFRRFTYQEVVEFYGSDKPDTRYGMKIHDITSIFEKTAFKVISDSIDKGEKVKGFIVENKADRFSRKKLDEYTAFAKESGLGGLMWLKVEGDGLKSSILKHCPEELSSLVSLFAANENDLILFSLGEGLPLSKALGQMRNKIIKEEEFSVEGFEFLWVTDFPMFSYNEEEQRIEAEHHPFTMPDLEDLEKYGESDPLKVRSKAYDLVLNGYEIASGSVRIHRRDIQSRVFDLIGLSREEATEKFGYLLEAFKYGPPPHAGIAPGLDRIIAIIVGAQSIREVIAFPKVASGADLMTSAPSEVSQKQLDLLKLQLKDTEN, via the coding sequence TTGAAGAAAAGAACGCACACCTGTGGGGAATTGAGGGCTTCCGACACGGGGACAGTAGTTACATTGAACGGCTGGGTCGATCGTATAAGAGACCTCGGCGGAATCAAGTTTGTTCAGGTGAGAGATAGATATGGTTTCACACAGGTGGTCTTTGATCCTCAAGATAATGAGCTTTACAACATGGCGTTGAAGTTGGGGAACGAGTTTTGCATTTCCGTAACTGGCTCCGTTAGGAAAAGACCCGATGATGCAATCAATCTTAGGCTTCCCACTGGGGAGATAGAGATTGTGGCCTCGGAGATGGGAATACTTTCAGATGCCGAAGTGCCGCCGATTTACATAAATATCGATGAAGAGTCGGCCGAAGAGATGCATCTTCGTTATAGATACCTTGATCTAAGACGGCCAAAGATGCAAAGAAACATTCTTACCCGACATAGATTCGTTCAGGCCGTTAGAGAGTACCTTAACAATAACGGCTTTGTAGATGTGGAAACACCGATCCTGGGAAAATCCACCCCAGAAGGGGCAAGAGATTTCCTCGTGCCCTCTCGTCTAAAGGCAGGCAAGTTCTATGCTCTTCCACAATCTCCTCAGATATTCAAACAGCTGCTCATGGTTGCCGGTTTCGATAGATACTATCAGATTGCCAAATGCTTCAGAGACGAGGACTTCAGGGCCGACAGGCAGCCGGAGTTCACGCAGATCGACTTGGAGATGTCCTTTGCAGATGAGGAAGATGTCTTCTCGATGACCGAAGGCTTGATGAAATATGCGTTTGAGAAGGCAGCTTCCGCCGATATCAGTACACCGTTCAGGAGATTCACGTATCAGGAGGTCGTTGAGTTCTACGGCAGCGACAAACCCGATACTAGATATGGAATGAAGATTCACGATATTACTTCGATCTTCGAAAAAACGGCTTTCAAAGTTATCTCTGATTCTATAGACAAGGGCGAGAAAGTCAAGGGTTTTATCGTAGAAAACAAGGCCGATAGATTTTCAAGAAAAAAGCTCGACGAATACACCGCATTTGCAAAAGAGAGCGGTCTTGGAGGTTTGATGTGGCTGAAAGTTGAGGGTGACGGTCTGAAGTCATCTATACTTAAGCACTGTCCAGAAGAGCTCTCGTCATTGGTCTCTCTTTTCGCTGCGAATGAAAACGACCTGATTCTATTCAGCCTAGGAGAGGGGCTTCCGCTTTCAAAGGCTCTAGGACAGATGAGGAACAAGATTATTAAAGAGGAAGAGTTCTCGGTAGAGGGATTTGAGTTTCTTTGGGTAACGGATTTTCCCATGTTTTCCTACAACGAAGAAGAGCAAAGGATAGAGGCCGAGCATCATCCCTTTACTATGCCGGATCTGGAAGATCTTGAGAAATATGGAGAAAGTGATCCTTTGAAAGTTAGATCGAAAGCCTATGATCTAGTTCTCAACGGTTACGAAATAGCGAGCGGTTCAGTCAGGATTCACAGGAGAGATATTCAAAGCAGGGTATTTGATCTAATTGGGCTTTCACGGGAAGAGGCGACGGAGAAATTCGGCTATCTGCTAGAAGCCTTCAAATACGGTCCACCTCCTCACGCAGGAATTGCTCCCGGTCTAGATAGAATCATCGCAATCATCGTTGGCGCTCAGTCTATAAGGGAAGTAATAGCATTTCCGAAGGTCGCCAGCGGCGCAGATCTGATGACCTCCGCACCTTCCGAGGTTTCGCAGAAGCAGCTTGATTTGCTTAAACTACAGTTGAAAGATACGGAGAACTGA
- a CDS encoding S1 RNA-binding domain-containing protein, with the protein MEEKMNRQDENLSMEEIFEQMDVSSARKGSRKDAEVFSIQPDGLMVIMDGKLDGFVPADQLVNELEEYNVGDKIEVMVIKTNEEEGRSTVSEKRVHARQAVSKVEKAYREGKAIDGKIVSETKAGYNVRLVKTVPAFLPGSESGIRKGDPAPEGTLKFKVIRFKRQRNGINVVVSLRAFQEEAIKAYFETIEVGQELEGTVESIKNFGAFVKLNDNVTALIPASEMSWDPSVRISDLLKPGQTVRTKVIGVDEAEKKISLSLKQMTEDPWSTLKDRYEVDSTVVGTVKNITPFGFFVSLEPGVEGLVHISEVFWGNIKKDLKSVVEVGDEVKVTIKEINEEKRTLSLSYREAMGDPWQNIGDKYKEGDILKAKTAKVLPTGVILELEEYVSGFVPVSEVSWNFVDRIEDVVKEGDEIEVKILSIDSVNRRMRLSIKQAYSDPWEKVSAELSVGDHVTGTVTRLTKSGAIVLIDSYGVEAFLPVSQVSLERTENIEDSVQVGRHDQFKIIRLVYDPDNDTRNMVVSIRQLIKDKEAAETDKALKDLNGNGSVNSNSLGEMIKNQLEEEGESL; encoded by the coding sequence ATGGAAGAGAAAATGAATCGGCAAGATGAAAACCTGAGCATGGAGGAGATATTTGAACAGATGGATGTTTCCTCAGCAAGGAAGGGAAGTAGAAAGGATGCAGAGGTTTTCTCCATTCAGCCAGACGGCTTGATGGTGATCATGGACGGAAAGCTAGACGGGTTCGTACCCGCGGATCAGCTGGTAAATGAACTGGAAGAGTACAACGTTGGAGATAAGATAGAAGTCATGGTCATTAAGACTAACGAAGAAGAGGGAAGAAGTACTGTCTCCGAGAAGAGGGTCCATGCTAGACAGGCAGTAAGCAAGGTTGAGAAGGCCTACAGAGAAGGAAAAGCGATTGACGGAAAGATCGTTTCAGAAACAAAGGCAGGATACAACGTCAGATTAGTTAAGACGGTCCCGGCCTTCCTACCCGGATCCGAGTCGGGTATCAGAAAGGGAGATCCCGCTCCAGAGGGAACGTTGAAATTCAAGGTAATAAGGTTCAAGAGACAGAGGAACGGCATAAACGTTGTTGTTTCTCTAAGGGCATTCCAGGAAGAAGCTATCAAGGCTTACTTCGAGACGATCGAAGTCGGTCAGGAGCTTGAAGGAACGGTTGAATCCATCAAGAACTTCGGCGCCTTTGTCAAGCTCAACGACAACGTGACCGCTCTTATTCCAGCCTCAGAGATGAGTTGGGATCCCAGTGTAAGAATCAGCGATCTTCTCAAGCCTGGGCAGACGGTCAGGACCAAAGTAATCGGGGTCGATGAAGCTGAAAAGAAAATCTCCCTTTCTCTCAAGCAGATGACTGAAGACCCCTGGTCCACACTGAAAGACAGGTATGAGGTTGACTCTACAGTAGTGGGAACCGTTAAGAATATCACCCCATTCGGATTCTTTGTTTCGCTCGAACCCGGAGTAGAGGGTTTGGTTCACATCTCAGAAGTCTTCTGGGGAAACATCAAGAAGGATCTCAAGAGCGTTGTGGAAGTGGGAGACGAAGTCAAAGTAACCATCAAGGAAATCAATGAGGAAAAGAGAACTCTCTCTCTTTCTTACAGAGAAGCTATGGGAGATCCTTGGCAGAACATAGGCGACAAGTACAAGGAAGGTGACATCCTCAAGGCGAAGACTGCAAAGGTACTTCCTACTGGCGTCATTCTCGAGCTTGAAGAGTATGTTTCAGGATTTGTACCGGTTTCCGAAGTCTCCTGGAACTTTGTCGACAGAATCGAAGATGTTGTGAAAGAAGGAGACGAGATAGAAGTCAAGATCCTTTCAATAGACTCCGTAAACAGAAGAATGAGACTGAGTATAAAACAGGCCTATTCCGACCCCTGGGAAAAGGTTTCGGCCGAACTATCGGTCGGTGACCACGTGACTGGAACTGTCACAAGGCTCACGAAGTCCGGCGCGATAGTCTTGATTGACTCTTACGGAGTTGAAGCCTTCCTTCCTGTCTCTCAGGTTTCTCTAGAAAGGACAGAGAATATCGAAGATTCCGTACAGGTTGGTAGACATGACCAGTTCAAAATAATCAGGCTTGTCTACGATCCCGACAACGACACAAGAAACATGGTAGTTTCCATAAGACAGCTTATAAAGGACAAAGAGGCTGCCGAGACTGATAAGGCCCTCAAGGATCTGAACGGAAATGGATCGGTTAACTCCAACAGTTTGGGAGAAATGATAAAGAACCAGCTCGAGGAAGAAGGAGAAAGCCTCTAG
- the asnS gene encoding asparagine--tRNA ligase, producing MKVAEISSLGKHINEHVQIRGWLRRKRSSGKIQFLFLRDGSGFVQAIVEKSSVPESVFQVAASLKMESSLIVTGLVKAEERAPGGVEVLVEDVEILQIPEKDFPINKPDHSIDFLMDNRHLWLRTQRQTHVLKIRHEIIRAVREFYNDRGFVLVDTPIFTGSIGESAGNTFEIDYFDYGKAYLAQTGQLYLEAAAMALGKVYNLGPTFRAEKSKTRRHLIEFWMNEAEVAYYGHDDNIKLQEDLVTYVVKKTLERAGEYLRSVGRDTSRLEKIETPFPRITYDEAIKLLVKKGFDIKWGDDIGGDEETAIANEFEKPVVVERYPRMMKAFYMQPDPERPEVVLCDDMLAPEGYGEIIGASERIHDRDLLVERIQEYGLDVESYDWYLDLRDYGTVPHSGFGMGIERIVAWIAGLEHIREAIPFARTLYRIHP from the coding sequence ATGAAAGTCGCAGAGATTTCTTCACTAGGTAAACACATAAATGAACACGTACAGATCAGGGGTTGGCTGAGAAGAAAAAGATCGAGTGGGAAGATCCAGTTCCTCTTCTTGAGGGATGGTTCCGGATTCGTTCAGGCAATCGTAGAGAAGTCAAGCGTGCCCGAGAGCGTCTTTCAGGTTGCGGCCTCCTTGAAAATGGAGTCAAGCCTTATAGTCACCGGTCTTGTAAAGGCCGAGGAAAGAGCTCCCGGCGGAGTCGAAGTATTGGTGGAGGACGTCGAAATTCTTCAGATCCCTGAAAAGGACTTTCCAATTAACAAGCCTGACCACTCGATTGATTTTCTTATGGACAACAGGCATCTTTGGCTGAGGACTCAGCGGCAGACCCATGTTCTTAAGATTCGTCATGAGATAATACGTGCCGTCAGAGAGTTTTACAATGATCGGGGCTTTGTCCTGGTAGACACCCCGATATTCACCGGGTCAATTGGAGAAAGCGCCGGAAATACATTCGAAATAGACTACTTCGATTATGGAAAGGCATATCTAGCGCAGACGGGACAGCTTTACCTTGAAGCGGCCGCTATGGCTCTTGGAAAGGTCTATAATCTTGGACCAACTTTCAGAGCAGAAAAATCAAAGACAAGAAGACATCTCATAGAGTTCTGGATGAACGAAGCAGAAGTCGCGTATTACGGGCACGACGATAATATCAAGCTTCAGGAGGATCTCGTCACCTATGTCGTTAAGAAAACTCTCGAAAGAGCCGGAGAGTATCTTCGCTCTGTTGGACGAGATACGTCGAGACTAGAGAAGATCGAGACTCCATTCCCTAGAATAACCTATGACGAGGCAATAAAGCTTCTGGTAAAGAAGGGGTTCGATATCAAATGGGGAGACGACATCGGAGGCGATGAAGAAACGGCAATTGCAAATGAGTTCGAAAAACCGGTTGTTGTCGAACGGTACCCAAGAATGATGAAAGCCTTCTACATGCAGCCCGATCCCGAGAGACCGGAAGTAGTCCTATGTGATGACATGCTGGCCCCAGAAGGCTATGGAGAGATAATCGGGGCTTCTGAGAGAATTCACGACCGCGACTTGCTTGTCGAAAGAATACAGGAGTATGGTCTCGATGTCGAATCATACGACTGGTATCTCGACCTGCGAGACTATGGTACGGTTCCACACAGCGGCTTCGGTATGGGAATCGAAAGAATTGTTGCATGGATTGCAGGTCTTGAACACATCAGAGAAGCGATACCCTTTGCAAGAACGCTCTACAGGATTCATCCTTAG
- the ruvB gene encoding Holliday junction branch migration DNA helicase RuvB encodes MREERFLTPGEVQEDNSIKSLRPKTLQEYIGQNQIRQRLRVAIEAAKVRREALDHTLLAGPPGLGKTTLAHIIANELGSEIYVTSGPVIEKQGDLAAILTGLERDDVLFIDEIHRLNRSVEEILYSAMEDFQLDIMIGKGPSARSIRLDLNPFTLVGATTRSGFIGAPLRNRFGMILEMEFYPDRDLKQIILRSATLLGTSIRDDAALLLARRSRGTPRIANRLLRRVRDIVTVEGESEITMETVESAMTLLSIDSEGLDSMDKKLLSILIESYNGGPAGVKAIAASLGIEPETISEVYEPFLLQSGFLVRTSRGRMVTEKAYRHLGLPLEGRNTPLWNYADHREEVEE; translated from the coding sequence ATGCGAGAAGAACGCTTCCTTACGCCCGGCGAGGTACAAGAGGATAATTCAATCAAGAGTCTTAGGCCTAAGACTCTACAGGAGTATATTGGTCAGAACCAGATAAGGCAAAGGCTTCGAGTGGCGATTGAGGCTGCAAAGGTACGGCGTGAAGCCCTTGACCACACACTGCTGGCCGGCCCCCCGGGACTGGGAAAGACTACTCTTGCCCATATAATCGCTAACGAGCTGGGATCTGAGATATACGTTACTTCAGGACCTGTCATAGAGAAGCAAGGAGATCTGGCCGCAATTCTAACCGGCCTGGAGCGAGACGATGTGCTTTTCATAGATGAAATTCACAGACTGAACAGAAGCGTTGAAGAGATACTGTATTCGGCTATGGAGGATTTTCAGCTTGACATAATGATTGGTAAGGGACCAAGCGCGAGATCTATACGTCTCGATCTGAATCCCTTCACTCTAGTTGGTGCAACTACGAGAAGCGGTTTCATAGGGGCTCCTCTTCGAAATAGGTTCGGTATGATACTCGAAATGGAGTTCTATCCGGACAGGGATCTAAAGCAGATTATTCTACGCTCTGCCACCCTTTTGGGGACTTCGATTCGGGACGATGCAGCCCTTCTGCTCGCAAGAAGGTCGCGAGGTACCCCAAGAATCGCAAATAGGCTGTTAAGGAGAGTAAGAGACATCGTCACCGTTGAAGGTGAAAGCGAAATCACCATGGAGACCGTTGAATCGGCAATGACTCTGCTTTCAATAGATTCGGAAGGACTCGATTCAATGGACAAAAAACTCTTATCGATTCTCATTGAAAGCTATAACGGCGGACCTGCAGGTGTAAAGGCCATTGCCGCTTCGCTAGGAATTGAGCCGGAAACAATAAGCGAAGTATATGAACCATTCTTACTTCAGAGTGGATTCCTCGTAAGGACAAGTCGGGGAAGGATGGTTACGGAAAAGGCATACAGGCACCTCGGCCTCCCCCTTGAGGGAAGAAATACTCCGCTCTGGAACTACGCTGATCATAGAGAAGAGGTAGAGGAATAG
- the cmk gene encoding (d)CMP kinase: protein MRIAIDGPAASGKSTVARLVAEKLDFVYIDTGAMYRALALKAKKAGISFSNADEMAELMSHTYFSLSDSGIILDGSPLGDEIRTREVSLLSSDIAKYSYVRDFLTEQQRTLSKQGNVVMEGRDIGTVVIPEAELKIFLTASAGERARRRVKQLKSSGVEATYDEILAEIERRDLNDSTRSVAPLKAASDAIILDTTGMSIEEVVSRIVSLAEKRQRVHLARSVGFCYGVDRAVSEAVKLLKSGKKVYATGEIVHNEKVMDDLKQLGLEVIDDCILSGRHEGVAIIRAHGIDPASEEKLRRVFDEVIDLTCPIVYNVFSLAVDLQRQGSFIVVYGKKNHAEVTALSGRLNRYLIVEPGENYEEVLKKLEGLDQIAIVSQTTMSSLEFENFSGFAKSRLGERVAVYNTICKVTIQRESEAERLAKISDTVIVIGGKNSSNTKKLVEIVQRLGKRALHVTELTDLPQGDMGKVAIISGTSTPYEQIQKILDYIDNKREVTNNGRENESAR, encoded by the coding sequence TTGAGGATCGCCATCGACGGGCCGGCGGCATCGGGAAAATCTACTGTTGCAAGGCTGGTTGCTGAGAAACTGGATTTTGTTTATATTGACACGGGTGCAATGTACAGAGCACTCGCTCTGAAGGCCAAGAAAGCCGGAATTTCCTTTTCCAACGCCGATGAAATGGCTGAACTGATGAGCCATACGTATTTCTCGCTTTCGGATTCCGGTATCATCCTAGACGGAAGCCCGCTTGGTGACGAGATAAGAACCAGAGAGGTTTCGCTCCTTTCCTCAGATATCGCAAAGTATTCTTATGTACGAGATTTTTTGACTGAGCAGCAGAGGACGCTTTCAAAGCAGGGAAACGTTGTTATGGAAGGGCGAGACATCGGTACTGTTGTTATTCCCGAAGCTGAGCTTAAAATATTTCTTACTGCATCTGCCGGCGAAAGAGCCAGAAGGAGAGTTAAGCAGCTGAAATCCAGTGGGGTAGAAGCTACCTATGACGAAATTCTCGCAGAGATAGAAAGAAGGGATCTTAACGACTCGACGAGATCCGTTGCCCCACTAAAGGCGGCCTCGGATGCCATAATTCTGGACACTACAGGTATGAGTATTGAAGAAGTTGTTTCAAGAATCGTATCACTGGCGGAGAAGCGACAGAGAGTCCACCTTGCAAGGTCAGTAGGCTTCTGCTACGGAGTCGACAGGGCTGTCAGTGAGGCTGTGAAACTGCTTAAGTCGGGAAAGAAGGTATATGCAACAGGAGAAATCGTTCATAACGAGAAAGTGATGGACGATCTAAAGCAGCTGGGTCTAGAAGTAATAGATGACTGCATTTTATCTGGAAGACATGAAGGTGTCGCAATAATCAGGGCTCATGGAATCGACCCTGCTTCGGAAGAGAAATTACGGCGTGTTTTCGATGAAGTAATAGATCTGACCTGCCCTATAGTGTACAATGTATTTAGCCTGGCTGTAGATCTTCAGCGGCAAGGCAGTTTTATTGTGGTATATGGAAAGAAGAACCATGCCGAAGTAACTGCTCTTTCAGGTAGACTGAATAGGTATCTCATAGTCGAACCCGGAGAGAACTACGAGGAAGTTCTAAAAAAATTAGAAGGACTTGACCAAATTGCAATTGTCTCTCAAACGACAATGAGCAGTCTGGAATTTGAGAACTTCTCAGGGTTCGCGAAATCGCGTCTTGGAGAACGTGTCGCTGTTTATAATACGATTTGCAAGGTTACAATACAGCGTGAATCTGAAGCCGAACGTCTGGCAAAGATTTCCGATACGGTAATTGTGATAGGTGGAAAAAACAGCTCAAACACAAAGAAACTGGTAGAAATAGTCCAAAGACTCGGTAAGAGGGCACTACATGTAACAGAGCTGACTGATCTTCCTCAAGGCGATATGGGGAAGGTTGCCATAATTAGCGGCACATCAACTCCGTACGAGCAAATCCAGAAGATACTGGATTACATAGACAATAAGAGGGAGGTAACCAACAATGGAAGAGAAAATGAATCGGCAAGATGA
- a CDS encoding NAD(+)/NADH kinase, producing the protein MKAAVFYNRTRISAEMLDWLSREIELHKIDTSFCEDRASCSVPEQDVILTFGGDGTVLEAVQMAVLNNLPIMSFRVGSVGFLAAFELSMLHTALDLLQEGKLDGVDRNVMEISLDGTVRYALNDCVVERSTPSRTVSLSVEISGQSSYQVVGDGIIFATNTGSTAYTMAAGGALVDPEANCFQITPICPHNPFVGSIVIGASRKVRMEVKQDKGFPLEAYVDGELVSELRTGETIEVSLSDRKVTLLREGSFDFVALLKRRLAFGGRLKDDI; encoded by the coding sequence ATGAAGGCTGCAGTGTTCTACAACAGAACCAGAATCTCCGCCGAGATGCTTGACTGGCTTTCAAGAGAGATAGAATTACATAAGATCGATACTTCCTTCTGCGAAGATCGTGCTTCCTGTTCCGTTCCGGAGCAGGATGTCATCCTTACGTTTGGGGGAGACGGAACGGTCCTCGAGGCAGTACAGATGGCTGTTCTCAACAATCTTCCCATCATGAGCTTCAGAGTTGGTAGTGTCGGATTCCTAGCTGCCTTTGAACTCAGCATGCTGCATACGGCCCTCGACCTTTTGCAGGAGGGAAAACTCGATGGTGTCGATAGGAATGTAATGGAGATAAGCCTTGATGGAACCGTAAGATATGCTCTCAACGATTGCGTCGTCGAGCGTTCAACACCAAGCAGGACTGTCTCCTTGTCAGTAGAAATATCAGGGCAAAGCAGCTACCAAGTCGTAGGCGATGGCATAATCTTTGCCACAAATACGGGCTCCACTGCTTATACGATGGCGGCGGGCGGCGCACTTGTTGATCCCGAGGCCAATTGCTTCCAGATAACGCCAATATGCCCCCATAATCCCTTCGTTGGATCGATAGTCATAGGAGCCTCTAGAAAAGTGAGAATGGAAGTGAAACAAGACAAGGGCTTTCCTCTAGAAGCCTATGTGGATGGGGAGCTCGTCTCTGAACTGAGGACCGGGGAAACCATTGAAGTTTCACTCTCAGATAGAAAGGTGACTCTTCTCAGGGAAGGAAGCTTCGATTTCGTCGCTTTGCTCAAGAGAAGGCTCGCTTTTGGAGGTCGGCTTAAGGATGATATCTAA